CGGTTATGGGTCTGGCGGACACGGTGTCCTCCCAATGAATGCCGCCCACGTGAGCGCCGGGCGGCATGGCGCTAGTCGAGGTCGTTGGCCTGCAGTTTCTTGAGGTCAACGGCGGGGTTGAAGCGGGCGCGCGGCGGCGTCCGCAGGGTTTTGCGATGCGCGCGCAGGGACCGCGCGAGTTGGCGCCGGACGGCAGGTATGCCGACCTGTTCCTCGGCGCGGCCGGAGCCGCGCAGGCGGAGGAATTCGGCAATCAACTCGGCGCGGGTGAAGCGCTGCTGGCGGGGCATTTGCGTTACGCACTGAGTTGGACCGCGACTGCGTAGCAGGTCGGCGCGATGGCGCCGGCCAAGCCGAACAGGGCCAGGATCAGGGCGATGCCAGCCGCCGGGTTGCGGCTGAACGGGCCGTTTGCCACGCGGTGGATCGCTGACGTGCGCGCAGTCATAGCGACACCCCATTGCCAGGGCGATCGGGGAACGCGAGCTCCTCGGCCTTTTCGAGGGCGTCGGCATACACGCCAGAGATGCGCAACTGCAGACGGCCCTTTTTCAGGGTGGGCGAGGGGTATGCCCCCATGCCGCGCTCGGTCACCTTCCAACTGTTGCGCAGCAGCGCCGCCAATAGGGCGGGGCCATGGTCGAACATGGGGCTGTAAACGAGAGTGCTGCAGAAGGTGCTGCGCGAGATGTGCTCGGCATAGATTTCGCGGCCGGCGGCTTTGATGGCCGTTCGCTCGGCGTCGAGCATCTTGAGTGCCGCGCGCATGTGCTCAATCTCTTTGAGGCGTGCGCGGTGGCGCTCGTGTTCGCGTTCGATGGCTTGCTCGTACAGCGGTAAGGCGAGCATTTCCTTGAGGGAGAGGGACTTTTTCGCTTTCATGCCGCCACCTCGCGACGCTGCGGTTGTTCCCAGCCTTCGGCTCGCGCTGTGTGGGGCGGAACGAGGAAGAACACCGGCCGCTTGACGCCGGGCAGCGCCAAGCTGTAGTGCAGATTGGATTGCGTCGAGCCGTGCAATTTCGACGTGATGCCGTGAGCGTTTAGAAAGCGCAGCGCGGCTGCATGATTCTGCGTGCTCAACTGGAGATCCCCGCCGAGCGGGTCTAGCAGGCGCAGATTGACACCGGCACGGTGGGCGATGCTGAGGAATTCGCCGATGGCGTCAATGCTGCCGGCGAGCCGTTCGATGGTGCTACGTCGACGCGCGATTTCCTCGTCGAGTTCTTTGAGCAAGCGTTCGGAGTGGCGCATGGCGGGCCTCACGCTTGCTGGCGAGCGGTGTGCACGCGCAGGTCAGCCTGCGCCTCTTCATCGACGTGCAGTGCGTACGCATGAAGCGCGAGCGCGCTGATGAGAAGGCAGCTGTAGGTCAGGAACCCCTTGATGCGATGGACGCGGTTCATCGTTCGCTCCGGTGTTGTTGATGGGGTGATTAAACACCATGTTTAATGGTGAGTCAACAGGGTGTTTATTTTTGGCTGGCGCGGCAGGCAAGCAAAGTGTTGCTAAGTGATTAAGCAACTAAATGCTTGATTAATTAGCAAAAATATGCTTATGAAGCCCGCCCGCCTAGTGCTCGCCGAAAACCTCGCACGGTTCATGGCCCTATCAGATGGCCTGAACAGCGCGAATCAACTATCGAAGCGATCCAAGGTCGCTCAGACAACCATCAGCAACTGGCTGCGGGTAGACCAAATGCCGTCTTTGGCGCCTCAGTTGGGCGCCTTGGAGGCTGTCGCGCGAGCGCTAGGTGTTACGGTAGGCGTTTTGCTCACTGAGCAAGGTCTGGGCGATGACAGGAACGAAGTTGCACGGTTGCGCGCTGAGTTGGCGGCAAGTCGTTCTCTGGCGGAGCGCGCATCGCGGCAGCTGTATGAGTTGGCGGCCTTGCTGGGCGACGATGGTGCGGTAGCCCCTAAGCGCCGGAAGTTTAGCGATCCTGCCATTGCTTCGCCCGAGGACTATCTGCTCACGGGCGCCCCATTGCACGGGGCGGAGGGTGGGACTACCAAGCACCGGAAATAGCGTTGGAGTCGGATTTATTGCTCGGGCAACAATAACCCACCTTAAGCGGGACTTGCGTTTGTTGGGAATTGCATGAGAATGAGAGGTCACTATTCCAACAATATTTCGTCGGCGCTGTTCCTCTCATCCAAGGTAATGCCCCGATAAGGCTGCAATACTGAAAGATGGGCATTATTCTCGAATTCAAACCGCGATCGCGTTCTGGTGGTGACACCCAGGCGATTCCACCGTGTGAGCCTTCCCTAAGCGACTCCTATCGCCGCGATCTGCGGCGCGCGCTGCAGCTCATTTCCGAGGCTGTATTGTCCGATCAATACGATGGACTCATTGCGATGCTGCGCCCGCGCGCGTCTGGTGCCGTTCCTCTGGTGGCGGTTGGCGGGCTGTACCGTCACCAACTGCAGGAAGCGGCTAACGCGAGCATTTTTTTACACCGGACGATGAGTAGGCACGCGCGCGAGGCCCAATGCGATTCGGGCGATAGCCAACAGTCGACGCAGGGCGACACGTCAACCTCACAAAGGGGTGTCATGCAGGACGAGAGCGACAAAGTTGCGCTGTGGCAAGAGGCGACGAATCGATATCATCAGTGCGAGCGGCTGCTGCGCGTAGCGTTCAGCCAGCAACTGCGCGCGTCTCCCGAGACGACAGCATTGCTCATGCAGGTCACGCAGTTGAGCATTGAGACCATTTCGGATGTTTTATGGGAACTGGTCCGTCTGCCGGGTCATGCCTCTGCGCATACTCGCATGGAGGTGTTGACCGCTATTCAGGATTTCCGTGCGGCGCGGCGCCAAGTTGCTGCTTGGATGCCGCCGGCCGGGCAGGAGGAAGCCTACTTCGAGCAACATGCGCCATTCCTGTCTACCGACATCATCGCTAGCGGCTTGGAGGAATTGGAAAGTGCTTGCGGGACTCTTCGCCGGCTGGTCGGCGAGGCCGGCGAACAAATAGCGTGTAGCTAGTTGTGTTTTCGAGCTGCCCCTCCGCCCTTGGCCGGCTGGGGCGTTAGCCGGCGCGTTTTCGTTTCGCTGGGCTGGGCGGCGAGCCCGAGAGAAAATAATCTTCGTCCTTTGCCAGGCTTGGATTAAACGGCTTCGCGTTTTCCTGTGTTCGCGGCTTATTCTGTTTTGCGGCTAGCCTTTCTTCCGCTTTATCCAACTCGGCCTCAAGCTTGGCCTCTACGAACGCGAGCTCGTCCGTAGGCAAGCGCATCACTCGCGACCAAGGCACTCGAGGGAACGGCCACGCTACCTGTTCGGCGGGTGGTTGTTCGCCTAGCGCGGGCACCGCCCCACTGGCCGGCGTCATGCCGCCAATCTCATCGCCATACCGCAGCCATGTCGCGCTGCACCCGATCAACTCCTCGGCCAACACCATCCCCACATGCGAGATGCCGCGCTTCTCCCAGTTTTTCAGGGTCTGGGGGAATTGATTGAGGTGCTTGGCGACCTCGGTAGGCGAGGTGAGGCCACGCCTGTCTCGCGCTGCCTGGTAGAGCCGGATCATGGTGTCGTGCATGGCTGCAATGGTCGCACGTGTAAACATTTTGTTGATAAACATGGTGTTGCGTTTGTTTTAAACGTGGTGTTTAATGCGGGCTATGAAGCCCACACCATGCGAAGCTGACCGCACCCGCATCACGAGAGATCGCGCCCTCATCAACGACCTTGGCGGTCCCGCCAAAGTGGCGCGTTTGCTGGATTTCGATCCGACCACTGGAACCCAGCGTGTTCACAACTGGACGATTCGGGGCATTCCCTCTGCGGTCAAGTTGGGGCGGCCCGATTTGTTTCTGACGCCCGCTACAGCATCAGCAGCCGTAGTGGTGAATGGGCCGTCCTGAGTCGCGAGCTATCCGTATTCATTCAAAAGTTCGGTCGCGTCGCTGCTCGGTTGCTTCCTTGCGCATAGCCGCTTGCTCCGGTGTTCCGCGTCCCGTTGGGCTCTTGTTCCTGCTGGTCGACGGTGCTTTGCATGGCGCGTTCTCGCATTGGTTCGGTGAATGAATCTTAGGCGGCGGCACGGCACCAGAAAACGGCCATTTTCACTGGGGTTTACCGTGATCTCTTCACGCATGTCCGAGGTTGACCAACATGAGGCGTTGTACGGATTGGCAACCCGCTATCCGGGTGGCCTAGCCGGGCTCGCGCACGCGCTTTCGCAGCGGACCGGCAAAAGGGTCTACCTGAATGTTCTGCGCAACAAGTTGCGTCCGGGCATCGACTCGCACCACATCACGCTCGAAGAGTTTTCGATCATCCTCGAGTTGTGCGAGGAGGCCCGTGTGCCAGTTGCGCATGCGCCGCTGGATGCGTTGTGTTGGCGTCATGGTCGGGTGCCCGTTGAATTGCCCGAGGCGGACGCGAGTGATCCCAATCCGGCGCATACCGTGTGCCGGGTGATGGCCAAAGTTGGCGACCTGGCCGCGACGGTGGCGAAGGCCGCTGAGGACAACGTCATCACCGAGGCCGAGCTCGAAGCCATTGAAGGCGAGTTTCTCAAGGCGTACGTCTCGCTGGCGACATGGCATGCCGAGATCCGGACGCAGGCCGCCGCGCCGCAACGTCGCAAAGCATGACGCAGCGTCCGCTGACTTGGGTGGCTGAGGCCCGGCGCTTCCATTCCGACATGCTGTGTTGCCGGCCGTCCCGCGTGTCGGTCGGGCTGGCCTGCCAGCGCCCCTATCAACAGTGCTGCGCGGTGCATTACATCCGCTCCGCGCTGCGCCAGCGTGGCGAGAAATCGCTAATCCAGTTCGCCGATCACCTGCTGTCCGTCTGCGGGTGGCCGCTCGGCGAGACATTCTTTTCGTTCAGCGCGGCCGGCGAAATGTCGTCGCTGGCCGTTGTGTGCGCCAAGCGCTGGCGCGCCATTACATCCGCGGCCGATCGCGCCGCGTACCGCAATCAGATCCGCGCCGACACGTCGCCCGAATTCGCGGCGACGTTCGACGTGCTGTGCGAGGCCGATGCCGGCTCGCAGTGAGGAATTCCGTGGACTACCCAATCGAACTGATCGACGCAATCGAGCGGCGGGGCCGCTCGGCCATGTGCAACGGCCTTGAGCCCGAGATGTGCCCGTACGACTACGACACAGCGCACTGGCGCGCGTGGCAACTCGGCTACGTGGCCGCAGCTCTGGAGGCGGCGCACGCCGTTGCCGCGTGTGTGGATGACGAGGTGGCCGCATGACCGCCGCATTCGTAATCACCGGCGAGGAGTGGCAGGCGCTGGCCGACGTCGACCATCTCGCGTTTCGCCTCTACCTGGTGCTGCGACGTTGCATGGATTTCCGGACGGGCGTGGTTGGCGGCCCGATCAAGGCCATTTCCTGGCAGGCGCTGCGTGAGCACACGGAGGTGCCAGGCCGGCCAGGCGTGCGCTATTTCCGCCCGACCGAGCAGCAACTGCGCCGCCGTGCCGAGCAGTTGGAGAAATGCGGGTTGCTGCGCCGGATCAGCGAAGGGCTGACCCTCAAATTTCGGATGCTGCTGGCGCGCACAGATTCGTGCGTCCAGAAAAAAGCCGGAGGGGGCACGAGAGGGGAGAAAAAGCCGGAGAAAGCCAGTCGTGGCACGGGTTCGCGGCAGGGTGGTGCGGGTAGGCGTGCGGCAAAAGCCGACACACATCCGTTTCCCGGTAACACCTATAAACCCTCCTCACCTCCCTTTTCGGCGCAGTGTGAGGAGGAGGGGAGAGATGCATCACAAACCGAACCCGGTTGCGATGCTGTCGAGCCGGGGGCTGTCGACGCGCAACGGCACCAGCTCTCAGAGCAACCCCACCGCGACGCGGGCGCGGTAGGGGATGGCCCTGCGGGCCGGCTTGCAGAGGGCGAAGATGGCGAGCGGCCGTGGTCGCCTGTGCTGGCGTGGCCGCGACGCATTCCGATGCATGAGCGTGTTGCCGTGGCTCATCAACTGACCGCGTTGCCGCGTGACCGGTGGCAGCGCGTGCTCGACGAATGGGGGAGGGCAGCATGGATGGCGGGCAGATCAAGCGGCCGTGGCTGTTTTTCGAGA
The sequence above is drawn from the Ralstonia solanacearum K60 genome and encodes:
- a CDS encoding phage regulatory CII family protein gives rise to the protein MISSRMSEVDQHEALYGLATRYPGGLAGLAHALSQRTGKRVYLNVLRNKLRPGIDSHHITLEEFSIILELCEEARVPVAHAPLDALCWRHGRVPVELPEADASDPNPAHTVCRVMAKVGDLAATVAKAAEDNVITEAELEAIEGEFLKAYVSLATWHAEIRTQAAAPQRRKA